The genomic stretch CGTGAAGAAGCGGAGGAAACCGATCCAGTTCGGCAGACCGAGCAGGGTGGGGCGGATCGAGGCGATCGGATAACGGCTCAGCACCGCCTGGATCGTGAAGGCGTTGTAGAGGTTGATCCAGTGGGCCAGGTGATCCTGGCGGCCGCGGGTGATCGGCGATTGCCGCGCCAGCCAATCGGAGAGGGTGCGGGGCTGCTCGGCCAGCCAGGCCCGGTAATCCACGAGGCCGTGCCCATCCACGTAGGTGCGCAGCAGGGCATCCCAGGTGGAGAGTTCGACCAACATCCGCAGACTCACTCGTCGGGACACCGGCCTCAGCCTGGCCCAGCACTCGGCTACAACGGAGTCAGACCTCCGAGCCTCATGCACGGTCGGTGGGCTCGAAGCGCCAACGACGGCGTCGATGCAGGGAGGCCGTGATGGAGAGGGACTGGCAGGGCGGGCCGGTGCACTATCCGGATCCGGCCATCGAGGTGATCGCACCGGCGTTCAAGAGGTACGTGCTCGGTAATGCCGCCGTCGAGCGGATCCACACCGGTGCCCGCTGGACGGAGGGTCCTGTGTGGTTCGGCGACGGCCGCTATCTCTTGTGGAGTGACATCCCCAACAACCGGATGCTGCGCTGGTGCGAGGAGACGGAGGCCGTCAGTGTCTTTCGCATCCCGTCGGATTACGCCAACGGCCACACCCGTGACCGCCTGGGCCGGTTGATCAGTTGCGAGCACGCCACCCGCAGGGTGACCCGCACCGAGCACGACGGCTCGCTCACCGTGCTGATGGATCACTTCCAGGGCCGGCGGCTGAACGCCCCCAACGACCTGGTGGTGCACCCCGATGGCTGCATCTGGTTCAGCGATCCGGGCTACGGCATCCTCGTGAACTACGAGGGCAACCGAGCGGCGTTCGAGCTGCCAGCCAATGTCTACCGCCTCGATCCGGACACCGGCGAGGCGAGCGTGGTCGCCAACGGGATCGAGAAACCCAACGGACTGTGTTTCTCACCGGAGTACAGCAGGCTGTACATCACTGATACAGGGGCATCCCACAAGCCGGGCCACCCCCGCCGGATCCTTGTGTATGACGTGATTGATGGCTCACGCCTGGCTGATGGGCGGATGTTCTGCGACATGGGGCCCGCCATGGCCGATGGCCTCACCTGCGATCTGGATGGCAATGTTTGGGCGAGTTCCGGCTGGGCTGATCCGGAACTGGATGGCGTTGCCGTGTTCTCCCCCGAGGGGGAGCTGATCGGCCGGATCCACCTGCCGGAGGTGGCCTCCAATCTCTGCTTCGGCGGGCGCCGGCGCAACCGCCTGTTCATCACGGCCGGTCAGTCGGTGTATGCCGTGTACATGGAAGCCCAGGGCCTGCCGTTCCCCTAGGCCTGAGGCCCGGCGCGACACACCGCTCACGCCACAAGCTGCTCAGAATCCCTGCGTGGAGCCTGGACTGGTGATGGGCGCGGTGGCCTGAGACGCGGGGCACGGGTTCAGGACTCGCCAGCAGAACCGCAGCTGTCGGCCACGATTCCCGGTTACGAGGTGTGCCAGTCCCTCAACCCCGATCAGCTGGCGGTGGACATCCCCGCCACGGTGGAACGGGAACTGAAGCCTTCCCCGGACTGGCCTGACTCCCTGATTCCTCCGATCCGTGTCGTCGCCGTTACCCCGCCAGACCGCTGTTCTCGTGGTGGGTGCCGGCCCCACGGGGCTGCTGCTGGCGGCTGAGCTGCAGCGCCGGGGCGTACCCACCCTGCTGATTGATGCCCGCAGCGAAGCCCTGCACTGGGATCGCGCCACGGTGATTCATGCGCTGTCTCTGGAGCTGTTCGAGGCGCTGGGGCTGGAGGAGGCCTTCCTGACCGCCGGCTGCCGGCAGCGCCGCATCCTGATCCATGCCGATGGCCGTCGGCTGGGGGAGGTGGACCTGGCCGGCAGTGGCAGCCGCTATGGCTTCAACCTGGGCCTCTCGGAGGAGGTGACCGAGTCGATTCTCACGGGCCATCTCGAGCGCCACGGCGGCAGCGTGCAGCGCTCCTGCCGGCTGCAGGGCCTCCAGCCCCATGACGGCGGCGTGACCGCCACGATCGCCTGCGGCGAGCAGGAACAGACCGTGGACACCCGCTGGCTGGTGGGCTGTGACGGCCTGCGCAGCACCACCCGCGAGCTGAGCGGCATCGACTTCGAGGGCCATGCCATCCCACGTGCCTGGGCCGTGTTCGATGCCGTGGTGGAGGGCTGGGCCGATACCTACGAGGCCAACGCGGCCTACCTCGACACCTCGCCGCTGATCCTCACGGCCCTGCCCGGGCAGCGCTGGCGGGTGTACATGCGGCCCGCTACCGAGCAGAGCGATCTGGTGTCGGAGGCCACCGCTGCGCTGAGGCGCTACCTGCCTTCAGCCCGCTTCCAGGATGTGGAGAACCCCAGCCGCTTCCACTGCCACACCCGCGTGGCCAGCGTCTTCCGGGCCGGGCCGGTGTTCGTGGCCGGGGATGCTGCCCACGTGTGCTCCCCCGCCAAGGGCCACGGCCTGAACTGCGGCCTGCAGGATGCCGCCAACCTGGCCTGGAAGCTGGCCCTGGTGCATCACGGTGCGGCGGGCCCGGCCCTGCTCGACAGCTACGAGCAGGAGCGCAGGCCGGTGGCCGAGCAGGTCACCCGCTCCAGCGATGCCGCTGACCAGGCCCAGCTGCTCGAGGGGAGCGGCGAGCGCGCCGCACGCGACCGGACGATCGCGGCGATGCTGGCCGCTCCGGCGTCCCGCCGGCAGGAGGCCGTGGCGGAAGCGGAGCTGAATGTGAACTACGCGGGTTCGGCGATCACCGCCGGCCCCGCGGAACCACCCCTCGGCGCCGGGCAGCGGCTGCCCACCACGATCGCCCTGCCGCCCGGGGCCGGTGCCGCCCATCTGCACCAGCTCACCCACCGGCGCGGCCACACGCTGCTGCTGCTCGTCGGCCCCCGGGCCGATCCGGCGGCACCCACGGCGCTGCGGGCCGAGCTGGAGGTTGTCCCTGGGGATTCACCGCTCGTTGAAGCCGTGAAGTCTCTCCGGCTGGAGGAGAGTTCCGGGCTGGGCCTCGGCCCCCTCACCCTGCTGGCGGTGCGGCCCGACGGCTTCATCGGCCTGAGGGCCGACACCGACCACCGGGAGGCGCTGGGGCGGTACCGGCAGCTGGTGCGGGGCCAATGATCCAAGCAACGCGATGCCCAACCGTGCCTTCCACCCCGCGCCCTTGGGTGGCCCTGCTGGCCTCCGTCTGCATCGCCCTGCCCAGCGGCAGCCTGGCCGGTGAACAGACGCCGGCAGGGCAGCGTTCGGTGCTCGAGCTCTACCGGCACCTGCATGCCAATCCCGAACTGAGCCTCCAGGAGACCCGAACGGCCTCTCTGATGGCCGCGGAGGCCCGGGCAGCGGGATTCGAGGTCACCGAGAACGTCGGGGGCACCGGCGTGGTGGCCCTGCTGCGCAACGGTCCAGGACCGGTGGTGATGATCCGCACCGACATGGATGCCCTGCCGGTGAGTGAGGCCACCGGCTGGACATTCGCCTCCACGGTGAGATCGACCAACCAGGACGGTCAGCCTGTCGGAGTGATGCATGCCTGCGGGCATGACACCCACATGGCGGCCTGGGTGGCCACGCTGCGACGCCTTGCCCAGGAGAAGACCACATGGTCGGGCACGCTGATGATGGTGGCTCAGCCGGCCGAGGAGCTCGGGCGCGGGGCGGTGATGATGCTCGACGATGGCCTCTTCCGGCGCTTTCCGAAGCCGGATGTGGTGCTGGCGTTTCACAACAGCGCCTCCCTGCCGGCCGGGGTGATCGGGGTCAGCGAGGGTTATGCCTTGGCCAATGTGGATTCCGTCGACATCCGCGTGAGGGGGAAGGGTGGGCATGGCGCCTATCCCCACACCACGCGCGACCCGATCGTGCTGGGCGCCAGGATCGTGCTGGCGCTGCAGACCCTGGTGAGCCGGGAGATCAATCCGCTGGAACCCGCGGTGGTGAGCGTGGGCAGCTTCACGGCGGGTACCAAGCGCAACGTCATTCCCGACGAGGCGCTGCTGCAGCTCACGGTGCGCAGCTACAAGCCCGAGATCCGGCAGCAGCTGCTGGAGGGCATGGCCCGCATCGCCAGAGGCGAAGCCATCGCCGCCGGCGTTGCTGAGGATCGGATGCCGGAGGTCACGATCACGAAGGACTCCACGCCCGCCACCTACAACACACCCGAGCTGGTGCAGCGCTTCCGGGAGCTGATGGTGTCCCGGGTCGGCAAGGACAGGCTTCTTGCCGTGGATCCGGTGATGGCCGGTGAAGACTTCGGCCGCTATCGCCTCAGTGATCCGTCCATCCAGAGTCTGATCTTCTGGGTCGGGGGGGTGCCCGCCGAGCCGTGGCAGAAGCACCGCTCAACCGGTGCGTCGCTGCCGTCCCTGCATAGCCCTGAATGGGGGCCGGATTATCAGGCCGTGATCGAAACGGCCACCGATTCGCTCACCACCCTGGCGCTGGATCTCTTCAACCGTCCCGCTCCAGCCAGCCGATCGTGAGATCGTTCGGATCCTCCTGGAGATAGAGATAGCCGCTGCCATCGGCCATCACGATGGCCCGGTAGTTGTAGGGAACCCCTTCGCTGTCGCGCTGCACCACCATGGCCAGGCAGTCGGCGTTCACCTCGATCGTGCCGCTGTAGGAGGCCGTCTCTACCCTGCCGGCATAGCTGCTCAGGGCCACGCCCTGTACGGCGCCACCGCTCCAGGTTTCGCGCTGCACCACCGCGTTGGGCCTCCAGCCGCCGTTCCAGCTCAGGCCCTGCTGCTGGCTGAGCACCGTTCCCGCCAGCGTTGTGGAGGTGCAGGCCGCATCTGTCTGCTGGCGCCAGATTCCGGTGATGGTGCTGCCGGCAGCCAGGCTCAGGCTGTAGCGGGGGCGGCCGATGGAATCCAGCACGGCCTCGGCCTCATCGCGTCCTGTAGGGCCGGCATCCGGCGTGATGCGCTCCAGCCGCACCCGGCAGGTCCCGATCGGCCGCCACGTGCCGGTGTAGCGGAACTGCAGGAACGTCTGGCCGCTGCGCTCGAACACCGTGCCCTCGACCGTGCCGTCGGCCGTCCAGCGCTCCTGCCTAAGCCGGGCCAGGGGCTTCTGATCAGCGCCCTGGCCCCGCCACCCCTGCTCAAGCACCACGTGGCGGGCCGCTGGGGAGGACGGGCAGGAGGCGTGCTTCGGGGCGGCCCGGCCCGGCAGTGGCAGAAGCGAGGCCGCCAGGGCCAGCAGAGCCAGCGAGACCGGGGGGCGGAAGCAAGCCGGAACGGAGGGCATCGAACGACCTCCCATCATCCGCTCAGGTTAGTGGCGGGTTCTGGCCATCAACGAGGTCACGGTGGCCTGTCTGATCCGATCCAGCCGCTCTGGGGTGATCCCGCTGGAGTGTTCCGCGCGCGCTGACGCCAGTGGCGGGCGATGTCGATCCGCCGGGCCATCCAGGCGCTGCCAGTGCCGGTCACATGCTCCAGAAACCGCTCCAGTCCGGCGATGCGGCCCGGGCGGCCGATCAGGCGCGGATGGATCCCCACCGAGAGCATCGACGGACGCTGTTCACCCTCCCGCGCCAGCCAGTCGTACGCCGCGATGCAGTAGGTGGCGAAGTCGTCCCCCTGCACGAAGCTGCCGCCGGCCATGAAGCGCATGTCATTGGTGTCGAAGGCATAGGGCAGCACCACATGCTCGCGGCCCGCCACCGCCACCAGATAGGGCAGATCGTCGTCGTAGGCGTCGGAGTCGTAATCGAAGCCGAACTCCTCCACCAGCAGGCGGCGCGTGTGGGGTGAGGCCGCCCCCTTGGTGTGCCAGCCCAGCGGCCGCGTGCCACAGGCCCGCTCGATCGCGTCCACCGCGGCGGCGATCACCTCCCGTTCCCGCTCCACCGTCATGCCGGCATGGCGCTCCCAGCGGTAGCCATGGGCGGCCACCTCATAGCCGCGCCCGGCGGCGTCGCGGCCCAGCCAGGGGGCGCGGTCCATGGTGCGGCCGGCGGCACTCACGGTGCAGGTGGCGCCGAAGCGCTCCAGCAGCCGCACCAGGCGCCAGTAGCCGGCGCGGCTCTCGTAGGCGAAGTGGGAGGAGAGAGCCGGATTGGGCGCTCCGGTCACCGGCTCCACGATCTCGTACATGGCTTCGTTGGTCTCGTCGCCGTAGGCGAGGGAGAGTTCCGCGCCGGCCTCGAGGTTCATCACCAGCGACACGGCCACACGGGCCCCTCCCGGCCAGCAGGGGTCTGGAGGGGCGTCGCCGTAGCCGCGCAGGTCGATCGCCAGGGAATCGGGGCTCATGGCGCGGCCCCCCCAGGCCGCTGCTGGCGCTGCCAGATCGTGAGGGCCGCCAGCAGCGCCATACCGCCGCACACCAGAGCGAACAGGAAGGGCGCCGCCGGACTGGAAGCCGTGAGCTCACCGCCGAGGAACGACACGATCGCCGCGGCCAGGGTGAACACCGCTGTGGAAAAGCCCATCACCCAGCCCTGCTCCTCGGCTGAGGCGGCCCGTGAGTAGGCCGCCAGCAGCGTGGGATAACCGATCCCGTGCAGGGCACCCGCCGGCAGCAGCAGGGCCAGGGCCAGCGGGCCCGACGGCACCGTCACGAAGGCCGCGATCACGCCGCAGAGCAGCAGCGCCACCCACCCCAGCAGCGCGCGGGGCGCCAGGCGGGCGTTGAGGGGCTCCACCAGCAGGCCGCTCGCCAGGGCGAGGCCGGCGCCCAGCAGGAACATGGCCAGGCTGGCCGCCTGGGTGCCGTAGCCGAAGCGTGCCGTGAGGCTGTCGGCGGAGAACACATAGAACCCCATGAAGCAGAGCATGTAGGGGAAGTACACGGCGGTGACCCGCAGCACGGCGCGACGCTCCAGGCCGCGGGCGAGCAACCGCCACACCTCCAGCGGGCTGAGCCGCAGCGGCGCCAGGGCCTGGCGGGCATCGCGGAAGCTGAGGGCGATGAACACCAGCGCCAGCAGGCAGAGCGCGCCGCCCACCACGAACGGAAGGGTGGGCGAGGCCCATGGGCCCAGGAGTGCGGGATCGGAGAACACACCG from Synechococcus sp. CBW1107 encodes the following:
- a CDS encoding FAD-dependent monooxygenase, which translates into the protein MSSPLPRQTAVLVVGAGPTGLLLAAELQRRGVPTLLIDARSEALHWDRATVIHALSLELFEALGLEEAFLTAGCRQRRILIHADGRRLGEVDLAGSGSRYGFNLGLSEEVTESILTGHLERHGGSVQRSCRLQGLQPHDGGVTATIACGEQEQTVDTRWLVGCDGLRSTTRELSGIDFEGHAIPRAWAVFDAVVEGWADTYEANAAYLDTSPLILTALPGQRWRVYMRPATEQSDLVSEATAALRRYLPSARFQDVENPSRFHCHTRVASVFRAGPVFVAGDAAHVCSPAKGHGLNCGLQDAANLAWKLALVHHGAAGPALLDSYEQERRPVAEQVTRSSDAADQAQLLEGSGERAARDRTIAAMLAAPASRRQEAVAEAELNVNYAGSAITAGPAEPPLGAGQRLPTTIALPPGAGAAHLHQLTHRRGHTLLLLVGPRADPAAPTALRAELEVVPGDSPLVEAVKSLRLEESSGLGLGPLTLLAVRPDGFIGLRADTDHREALGRYRQLVRGQ
- a CDS encoding polysaccharide deacetylase family protein, translating into MSPDSLAIDLRGYGDAPPDPCWPGGARVAVSLVMNLEAGAELSLAYGDETNEAMYEIVEPVTGAPNPALSSHFAYESRAGYWRLVRLLERFGATCTVSAAGRTMDRAPWLGRDAAGRGYEVAAHGYRWERHAGMTVEREREVIAAAVDAIERACGTRPLGWHTKGAASPHTRRLLVEEFGFDYDSDAYDDDLPYLVAVAGREHVVLPYAFDTNDMRFMAGGSFVQGDDFATYCIAAYDWLAREGEQRPSMLSVGIHPRLIGRPGRIAGLERFLEHVTGTGSAWMARRIDIARHWRQRARNTPAGSPQSGWIGSDRPP
- a CDS encoding MFS transporter; amino-acid sequence: MARLSDSIGRKRGILICLLGAFAGYALAAAAIPLRSFPLLVASRAITGFTAGTQPIAAAAMIDLARSEAESTRNLGLANVGVSGGLVIGPIIGGVFSDPALLGPWASPTLPFVVGGALCLLALVFIALSFRDARQALAPLRLSPLEVWRLLARGLERRAVLRVTAVYFPYMLCFMGFYVFSADSLTARFGYGTQAASLAMFLLGAGLALASGLLVEPLNARLAPRALLGWVALLLCGVIAAFVTVPSGPLALALLLPAGALHGIGYPTLLAAYSRAASAEEQGWVMGFSTAVFTLAAAIVSFLGGELTASSPAAPFLFALVCGGMALLAALTIWQRQQRPGGAAP
- a CDS encoding amidohydrolase is translated as MPSTPRPWVALLASVCIALPSGSLAGEQTPAGQRSVLELYRHLHANPELSLQETRTASLMAAEARAAGFEVTENVGGTGVVALLRNGPGPVVMIRTDMDALPVSEATGWTFASTVRSTNQDGQPVGVMHACGHDTHMAAWVATLRRLAQEKTTWSGTLMMVAQPAEELGRGAVMMLDDGLFRRFPKPDVVLAFHNSASLPAGVIGVSEGYALANVDSVDIRVRGKGGHGAYPHTTRDPIVLGARIVLALQTLVSREINPLEPAVVSVGSFTAGTKRNVIPDEALLQLTVRSYKPEIRQQLLEGMARIARGEAIAAGVAEDRMPEVTITKDSTPATYNTPELVQRFRELMVSRVGKDRLLAVDPVMAGEDFGRYRLSDPSIQSLIFWVGGVPAEPWQKHRSTGASLPSLHSPEWGPDYQAVIETATDSLTTLALDLFNRPAPASRS
- a CDS encoding SMP-30/gluconolactonase/LRE family protein, coding for MGSKRQRRRRCREAVMERDWQGGPVHYPDPAIEVIAPAFKRYVLGNAAVERIHTGARWTEGPVWFGDGRYLLWSDIPNNRMLRWCEETEAVSVFRIPSDYANGHTRDRLGRLISCEHATRRVTRTEHDGSLTVLMDHFQGRRLNAPNDLVVHPDGCIWFSDPGYGILVNYEGNRAAFELPANVYRLDPDTGEASVVANGIEKPNGLCFSPEYSRLYITDTGASHKPGHPRRILVYDVIDGSRLADGRMFCDMGPAMADGLTCDLDGNVWASSGWADPELDGVAVFSPEGELIGRIHLPEVASNLCFGGRRRNRLFITAGQSVYAVYMEAQGLPFP